A section of the Microbulbifer pacificus genome encodes:
- a CDS encoding class II fumarate hydratase: protein MPAKSSDGADNFRIEKDSLGDVRVPQGARYGAQTQRAVENFPVSEYRLPPEFLRAVVAIKRAAAETNSRLRILDTDLAEAIVQACDQLTEVDYQNQFPVDVFQTGSGTSTNMNVNEVLAHLASEATGKTVSANDHVNMCQSSNDVIPTAIHLSTLLALQNRLLPALVHLIDAIEAKAEAVDGIVKTGRTHLMDAVPVTLSQELQAWSAQVKLCKERIESSLPRLEALAQGGTAVGSGLNAHRDFAVVFARKLSSACGVSLRPAANPFAAISSQDTAVEVSGQLKTLAVALMKIANDLRWMNSGPLAGFGEISLPSLQPGSSIMPGKVNPVIAESVAMVAAKVMGNDTTITVAGQSGNFQLNVMLPVIAFSLLESVRILSAVTRLLADKAISGFTVNEARMREALARNPILVTALNPVIGYAKAAEIAKSAYATGRPVLEVAVEMTDLSRAELERLLDPVRLSCGGIVDDK from the coding sequence ATGCCCGCTAAGTCGTCTGATGGCGCAGATAATTTCCGTATCGAAAAAGACAGTCTGGGGGACGTTCGGGTCCCACAGGGCGCGCGCTATGGCGCGCAGACCCAACGCGCGGTCGAAAATTTTCCGGTCAGTGAATATCGGCTGCCGCCGGAGTTTTTGCGCGCGGTGGTGGCGATCAAGCGCGCGGCAGCCGAGACCAATAGCCGTTTGAGGATTTTGGATACGGACTTGGCAGAGGCCATAGTGCAGGCCTGCGACCAGTTGACGGAGGTGGATTATCAGAATCAGTTTCCGGTCGACGTTTTCCAGACCGGTTCCGGTACCAGTACCAATATGAATGTGAACGAGGTGCTCGCGCACCTCGCTTCCGAGGCGACTGGTAAAACGGTCAGCGCCAACGATCACGTCAATATGTGCCAGAGCAGCAATGATGTGATTCCAACCGCGATACACCTATCTACGTTACTTGCCCTGCAGAATCGCTTGTTGCCGGCACTGGTGCATTTGATCGACGCGATCGAAGCCAAAGCCGAAGCGGTGGATGGCATCGTAAAAACCGGGCGCACCCATTTAATGGATGCGGTTCCTGTCACCCTGTCGCAGGAGCTGCAGGCGTGGTCGGCCCAGGTCAAGTTGTGCAAGGAACGGATTGAATCCAGCTTGCCGCGTCTCGAAGCACTTGCTCAGGGAGGAACGGCGGTGGGCTCCGGGCTGAATGCCCACAGGGATTTTGCGGTGGTGTTTGCGCGCAAGCTGAGCAGTGCCTGCGGGGTTTCCCTGCGTCCCGCTGCAAATCCGTTTGCCGCCATTTCCAGCCAGGACACCGCGGTAGAAGTGTCCGGACAACTGAAAACCCTGGCGGTGGCGCTGATGAAAATCGCCAATGATCTGCGCTGGATGAACAGTGGGCCACTGGCGGGGTTTGGCGAAATCTCACTGCCTTCCCTGCAGCCCGGTAGCAGCATCATGCCCGGCAAGGTAAACCCTGTTATCGCTGAGTCAGTAGCGATGGTAGCGGCCAAGGTGATGGGGAATGACACCACCATTACCGTGGCGGGCCAAAGCGGCAACTTCCAGCTGAATGTGATGCTGCCGGTGATCGCATTTTCCCTGCTGGAAAGTGTACGGATCCTCTCTGCCGTCACGCGTCTGCTGGCGGACAAGGCCATTAGCGGCTTTACCGTTAACGAAGCGCGTATGCGCGAGGCATTGGCCAGAAACCCGATACTTGTAACCGCGCTCAACCCCGTTATCGGTTACGCAAAGGCGGCCGAGATAGCGAAAAGCGCCTATGCCACCGGGCGCCCGGTACTGGAGGTGGCCGTGGAAATGACGGATTTATCCCGCGCTGAACTGGAGCGACTGCTGGATCCGGTTCGCCTGAGTTGCGGCGGTATCGTGGATGACAAGTAA
- a CDS encoding AraC family transcriptional regulator: MESANDDIRIPIAYVQRLLDEASKHGCDRGELLASVDISEQELEDTAAFSAVKYGRLYQRVMWLAQDEWFGMLSGGRVRSGSFRLLCLTVVNCATVRQAITLSAEFMEICRGFRVKPVLRRDGDRDRVVIQGISSLAAGEFDQLIAETSPGVIRTTLAVWHRFYCWLVGREIPLAKLHFSFPCPEEFLALAQSEAGELMFDQPANALEYESRYLDYPIVQSPQTVEDFIRTAPYHLVISDGNANSIKTKVKTILNRDVSESMPAAEAVAERLNMSVTTLRRKLQQENTSYQKLKDECRMEAAFHYLSCPDLSNTQIAEMLGFDEASAFFRAFKKWTGVTPGEYRKSPRSTSAGL; encoded by the coding sequence ATGGAAAGCGCCAACGACGATATCCGCATTCCCATTGCCTATGTGCAGCGGCTGCTGGACGAGGCCTCGAAACACGGGTGCGACCGCGGAGAACTGCTGGCATCAGTGGATATTTCTGAGCAGGAGCTGGAAGACACCGCGGCCTTTTCCGCGGTCAAATACGGCCGCCTTTATCAGCGGGTGATGTGGCTCGCCCAGGACGAGTGGTTCGGTATGCTGAGCGGCGGGCGCGTGCGCTCCGGCTCCTTCCGGTTGTTGTGTCTTACGGTGGTGAACTGCGCCACCGTGCGCCAGGCGATTACCCTGAGTGCGGAGTTTATGGAAATCTGCCGGGGATTCCGCGTCAAGCCGGTACTGCGGCGTGACGGGGACCGTGACAGGGTGGTCATTCAGGGGATCAGTTCCCTGGCAGCAGGGGAATTCGACCAGCTGATCGCCGAGACCTCTCCTGGGGTGATTCGCACTACTCTGGCGGTGTGGCACCGCTTCTACTGCTGGCTGGTGGGGCGGGAAATACCCCTGGCAAAATTGCACTTTTCTTTTCCCTGCCCGGAAGAGTTTCTCGCGCTCGCCCAGAGCGAAGCGGGGGAGCTGATGTTTGACCAGCCAGCCAATGCGCTGGAATATGAGAGCCGCTATCTGGATTACCCCATCGTGCAGAGCCCGCAGACGGTGGAGGATTTTATCCGCACGGCGCCCTACCATCTGGTCATCAGTGACGGTAATGCCAACAGTATCAAGACCAAGGTGAAGACCATTCTGAACCGGGATGTGAGTGAATCCATGCCGGCGGCGGAGGCGGTGGCCGAGCGCCTGAATATGTCGGTAACCACATTGCGGCGCAAACTCCAGCAGGAGAATACTTCCTATCAGAAGCTGAAGGACGAGTGCCGTATGGAGGCAGCCTTTCACTATCTAAGCTGCCCGGATCTCTCCAACACCCAGATTGCGGAAATGCTCGGTTTCGATGAGGCCAGTGCTTTCTTTCGCGCCTTCAAGAAATGGACCGGGGTCACCCCCGGCGAGTACCGCAAAAGCCCGCGCTCGACATCCGCGGGGCTTTGA
- the zipA gene encoding cell division protein ZipA, producing the protein MDNWLINLLALVLFAVVLDGARRAWLKHRDSMKVSRNLSRSMRRDVDDYDNDVLSSPRVVESAERPSPRVSESFSHAAQDFARDDDPDYGSALAETPLEYIDPEELEKRRQISAELPGTVRVVQRRKPEDASQVNRQVQQNFHSSRKPLAGSRPDRRESDDAFDVSPARPESRAEPRAPSARAPEQASLNLDEQVPVLMDSIVDDESEYVEEAPREELQPHFWQESTEQVLLEPAGITFTEAGREAEFAMPRGTDPLARLAEEPVSGGRREPSLDESASLDSLHASVDEPDAPIEVPEDKPRTTKSLWASAEIKLPELKFPDLKKAVSPARETYEKPETPSKGRAGKREPVARKERAVEEVLILNIMAPAGDCFEGNDLLRVLFASGMRFGDMNIFHYHTGEDGEGPALFSLANIVVPGTFDMSVMEDFTTPGISLFLALPAEVEALKAFNTLLTTARYIAEQLGGELKDENRSVFTAQTAEHYRQRVMEFQRRKALARAQA; encoded by the coding sequence ATGGATAACTGGCTGATCAATCTGCTGGCACTGGTGCTGTTTGCCGTTGTACTGGACGGCGCGCGCCGTGCCTGGCTGAAGCACCGCGACAGCATGAAGGTGTCGCGCAACCTGTCCCGTTCCATGCGCCGGGATGTGGATGACTACGATAACGATGTTCTCTCCTCACCTCGTGTGGTGGAATCGGCCGAGCGTCCCTCACCCCGGGTGAGCGAGAGCTTTTCCCACGCCGCGCAAGACTTTGCCCGCGATGACGATCCAGATTACGGCTCCGCGCTGGCAGAGACGCCGCTGGAATATATCGACCCGGAAGAATTGGAGAAGCGCCGCCAGATTTCTGCGGAACTGCCGGGTACCGTGCGTGTGGTGCAGCGCCGCAAGCCGGAGGACGCGAGCCAGGTCAATCGTCAGGTACAGCAGAACTTCCATTCCTCGCGCAAGCCGCTGGCGGGCAGCCGCCCTGATCGCCGGGAATCGGACGATGCTTTCGACGTTTCCCCGGCGCGCCCAGAGTCGCGTGCCGAGCCACGTGCACCGTCCGCGCGTGCGCCGGAGCAGGCATCGCTGAATCTGGATGAGCAGGTGCCCGTGCTGATGGATTCCATTGTTGATGATGAGTCCGAGTACGTGGAAGAGGCTCCTCGCGAGGAGTTGCAACCGCACTTTTGGCAGGAATCTACCGAGCAGGTGTTGCTGGAGCCCGCAGGTATAACATTCACCGAAGCTGGTCGGGAAGCCGAATTTGCCATGCCCCGCGGTACCGATCCCCTCGCCCGTCTGGCAGAGGAGCCGGTTTCCGGCGGTCGTCGAGAGCCCTCACTGGATGAGTCCGCAAGCCTGGACTCCCTGCATGCGAGTGTGGACGAGCCGGATGCACCGATTGAAGTGCCGGAAGACAAGCCACGTACAACAAAATCCCTGTGGGCCAGTGCCGAAATCAAGTTGCCGGAACTCAAATTCCCGGATCTGAAAAAGGCAGTAAGCCCGGCGCGCGAGACCTATGAAAAGCCGGAGACGCCGTCCAAAGGTCGGGCCGGAAAGCGCGAACCGGTCGCCCGCAAGGAGCGTGCCGTGGAAGAAGTGTTGATCCTGAATATCATGGCACCGGCTGGCGACTGCTTTGAGGGCAATGACCTGCTGCGCGTATTGTTCGCCAGCGGAATGCGCTTTGGTGACATGAATATATTCCACTACCACACCGGTGAGGATGGTGAGGGACCCGCGTTGTTCAGCCTGGCAAATATCGTGGTGCCGGGCACATTTGACATGTCGGTAATGGAAGACTTCACCACCCCGGGCATAAGTCTGTTCCTGGCGCTGCCGGCGGAAGTGGAAGCGCTGAAGGCATTTAACACACTGCTGACCACTGCCCGCTACATCGCCGAGCAACTTGGTGGTGAGCTCAAGGATGAAAACCGCAGCGTGTTTACCGCGCAGACGGCGGAACACTATCGCCAGCGGGTGATGGAATTCCAGCGTCGCAAGGCCCTGGCCAGGGCCCAGGCCTGA
- the ligA gene encoding NAD-dependent DNA ligase LigA, giving the protein MTKTIPPETQQRALELHDILNRANYQYYVLDAPELPDAEYDRCLRELQALEKEYPQLISSDSPTQRVGAEPLAAFTQIRHEMPMLSLDNAFSDEELEDFDRRIRDRLNSSDPVEYACEPKLDGIAVSLLYRDGILERAATRGDGTVGEDITQNVRTIYSVPLKLLADDVPAVLEVRGEIYMPKAGFAALNEKAQKAGEKGFVNPRNAAAGSLRQLDSRITAQRPLELCVYSVGLVQGGDLPERHTEILEQLNRWGFRINSEMAVAENIQACIDYYRRLGEKRTQLAYDIDGIVFKVNSIALQKRLGFVARAPRWATAYKFPAQEEMTELLDVEFQVGRTGAVTPVARLQPVFVGGVTVSNATLHNRDEIERLGVKIGDTVIIRRAGDVIPQVVSVVDSRRPADAREIEFPSHCPVCDSPVEASPGEAVARCSGGLICSAQRKQAIKHFASRKAMDIDGLGDKLVEQLVDEGLLKSVSGLYHLSLEPLVTLERMGEKSAQNLLDALERSKATTLPKFLYALGIREVGEATARNLARHFGQLEKLMHADTEALQQVEDVGPVVAHYVAEFFEQPHNLEEVAALQQAGVHWEDEVQELGAQPLAGQTWVLTGKLETLSRSEAKDYLQRLGAKVAGSVSANTHTVVAGPGAGSKLNKARELDLPVLDEEGLMAMLRTQGIEI; this is encoded by the coding sequence ATGACAAAAACCATTCCCCCGGAGACGCAGCAGCGTGCTCTGGAACTGCATGACATTCTCAACCGCGCAAATTACCAATACTACGTGCTGGACGCGCCGGAGCTGCCGGACGCCGAGTACGATCGCTGCCTGCGCGAATTACAGGCGCTGGAAAAAGAATACCCGCAGCTGATCAGCAGCGACTCCCCAACCCAGCGTGTAGGCGCAGAGCCGCTGGCGGCGTTTACCCAGATCCGTCACGAAATGCCGATGTTGTCGCTGGACAACGCATTCAGTGATGAGGAGTTGGAAGACTTCGACCGCCGTATTCGCGATCGCCTGAACAGTAGTGATCCGGTGGAGTATGCGTGCGAACCGAAACTGGACGGCATCGCCGTCAGCCTGTTGTACCGCGATGGCATTCTCGAGCGCGCCGCAACCCGCGGCGACGGCACTGTTGGAGAGGATATCACCCAGAATGTGCGCACCATCTACTCGGTACCGCTCAAACTGCTGGCCGATGATGTACCGGCGGTACTGGAAGTACGCGGTGAAATCTATATGCCCAAGGCCGGCTTCGCTGCCCTGAATGAAAAGGCCCAGAAAGCGGGGGAGAAGGGTTTTGTTAATCCGCGCAATGCCGCTGCCGGCAGCCTGCGCCAGTTGGACTCGCGGATTACTGCCCAGCGTCCGCTGGAGCTCTGCGTATACAGTGTTGGCCTGGTGCAGGGCGGCGATCTGCCTGAGCGCCACACGGAAATTCTCGAGCAGCTGAACCGCTGGGGTTTCCGTATCAACAGCGAAATGGCGGTAGCGGAAAATATCCAGGCGTGTATCGACTACTACCGCAGGCTCGGTGAGAAGCGCACACAGCTCGCCTACGACATCGACGGTATCGTTTTCAAGGTCAACAGCATCGCGTTGCAAAAGCGTCTCGGCTTCGTCGCGCGGGCGCCGCGCTGGGCCACCGCCTACAAGTTCCCCGCCCAGGAGGAAATGACCGAGCTACTGGATGTGGAATTCCAGGTGGGCCGCACCGGTGCGGTTACTCCGGTGGCACGACTGCAACCGGTGTTTGTCGGCGGCGTAACCGTGTCCAACGCCACCCTGCACAACCGCGATGAAATAGAGCGCCTCGGGGTGAAAATTGGCGATACCGTCATCATCCGCCGCGCCGGCGACGTGATCCCCCAGGTGGTTTCCGTGGTGGATAGCCGCCGCCCTGCCGATGCGCGCGAAATCGAATTTCCCAGCCACTGCCCGGTGTGCGATTCCCCGGTGGAAGCCTCGCCCGGCGAGGCGGTCGCCCGCTGCAGCGGTGGACTTATCTGCAGCGCCCAGCGCAAGCAGGCGATCAAACACTTCGCCTCGCGCAAGGCGATGGACATCGACGGTCTCGGCGACAAACTCGTCGAGCAACTGGTGGATGAGGGGTTGCTCAAATCCGTCTCCGGTCTCTATCACCTGTCCCTAGAGCCGCTGGTGACGCTGGAACGCATGGGCGAAAAGTCCGCGCAAAACCTGCTGGATGCGCTGGAGCGCAGCAAGGCGACCACGCTGCCGAAATTCCTTTACGCCCTTGGCATCCGCGAAGTGGGCGAGGCCACCGCGCGCAACCTGGCTCGGCATTTCGGCCAGCTGGAAAAGCTGATGCACGCGGATACCGAGGCGCTACAGCAAGTGGAGGATGTGGGGCCGGTGGTTGCCCACTATGTGGCGGAATTCTTCGAGCAGCCACACAACCTCGAGGAAGTCGCCGCGTTACAGCAGGCCGGTGTGCACTGGGAAGATGAGGTGCAGGAGCTCGGTGCGCAGCCGCTCGCCGGCCAGACCTGGGTGCTTACCGGCAAGTTGGAAACCCTCTCCCGCAGTGAGGCGAAAGACTACCTGCAGCGCCTCGGCGCCAAGGTCGCCGGCAGCGTTTCCGCCAATACCCACACGGTGGTGGCGGGGCCGGGTGCAGGTTCCAAACTGAACAAGGCGCGCGAACTGGACCTTCCAGTGCTGGATGAAGAGGGACTTATGGCGATGTTGCGGACCCAGGGTATCGAGATCTGA